From the genome of Mustela lutreola isolate mMusLut2 chromosome 16, mMusLut2.pri, whole genome shotgun sequence, one region includes:
- the GEMIN7 gene encoding gem-associated protein 7, giving the protein MQTPLTIPVPVLRLPRGPDGLSRGFAPDGRRAPRMPEGPETPGSAGVQESRESQEQQARAALRERYLRSLLAMVGHQVSFTLHEGVHVTAHFGATDLDVANFYVSQLQTPIGVQAEALLRCSDIIAYTFKP; this is encoded by the coding sequence ATGCAGACTCCACTGACCATCCCTGTGCCTGTGCTCCGGCTCCCTCGGGGCCCAGATGGCCTGAGCCGAGGCTTTGCGCCAGATGGACGCAGGGCCCCCCGGATGCCAGAGGGTCCTGAAACCCCAGGGTCTGCAGGAGTTCAAGAGTCTCGGGAATCCCAGGAACAGCAGGCACGAGCAGCGCTCCGGGAACGCTACCTCCGCAGCCTGCTGGCCATGGTGGGTCACCAGGTGAGTTTCACACTGCACGAGGGCGTGCACGTGACTGCCCACTTCGGAGCCACTGACCTGGACGTGGCCAACTTCTACGTGTCACAGCTGCAGACGCCCATAGGTGTGCAGGCTGAGGCCCTGCTGCGGTGTAGTGACATTATCGCATACACCTTCAAGCCATGA
- the ZNF296 gene encoding zinc finger protein 296 isoform X2 gives MSRRKAGCTPRRVDPAPASNTDDEMEMPDLVIEVKPEPDARPLQAPGLGPFSPKEVPASGRFEGEPRHSPGPAPAGSPLHSLGARNQWALWTPLSLSPRDRQPWTDKHPDLLTCGRCLQTFPLEAITAFMDHKKVDCQLFKEPSPCQGSERKDPKALSCFRCGRQFTGAWKLLRHAQWDHGLSIYQTEPEAPEAPLLGLAEVAAAVSAVVGPEVGAQSPRGSVLPRRSPTCPVCAKTLSSFSNLKVHMRSHTGERPYACDQCPYTCTQSSKLNRHKKTHRQLLPQSPCRAAAGGEQASTAAPPEPAAHAAAPASTLPCSSGEGAGAAATAGVQEPGAPGGGASWGPAPKEQRTEPAKSQLSPKKMPKPLGKSRGPGGSCEFCGKHFSNSSNLTVHRRSHTGERPYACELCSYACAQSSKLNRHRRMHGPGPGSTRFECPHCCVPFGLRATLDKHLRQKHPGVGGEA, from the exons ATGTCCCGCCGCAAGGCCGGCTGCACGCCCCGCCGAGTAGATCCCGCGCCCGCCTCCAACACAGACGACGAGATGGAGATGCCGGACCTCGTCATCGAAGTGAAGCCCGAGCCAGACGCGCGGCCCCTACAGGCCCCGGGGCTGGGGCCCTTTTCCCCGAAGGAAGTGCCTGCGTCGGGGCGGTTCGAGGGCGAACCCCGCCACTcccccggccccgcgcccgcCGGGAGCCCTCTTCACTCCCTGGGCGCTCGGAACCAGTGGGCGCTGTGGACGCCACTGAGCCTCAGCCCTCGTG ACCGCCAGCCCTGGACCGACAAACACCCGGATCTGTTGACCTGCGGCCGTTGCCTGCAGACCTTTCCGTTGGAGGCCATCACTGCTTTCATGGACCACAAGAAGGTGGACTGTCAGCTTTTCAAAGAGCCCAGCCCCTGCCAGGGTTCAG agCGCAAGGACCCCAAGGCCTTGAGCTGCTTCCGCTGTGGGAGACAGTTCACAGGGGCCTGGAAGCTGCTGCGCCACGCCCAGTGGGACCACGGACTGTCCATCTACCAGACGGAGCCCGAGGCTCCCGAGGCCCCGCTGCTGGGCCTGGCGGAGGTGGCCGCCGCCGTGTCGGCGGTCGTGGGGCCCGAAGTGGGGGCCCAGAGCCCGCGGGGGAGCGTCCTCCCCCGGCGGAGCCCCACCTGTCCTGTGTGCGCCAAGACCCTCAGCTCCTTCAGTAACCTCAAGGTGCACATGCGCTCGCATACTGGAGAGCGGCCATACGCCTGCGACCAGTGTCCCTACACCTGCACCCAGAGCAGCAAGCTCAACCGCCACAAGAAGACACACCGGCAGCTGCTGCCCCAGAGCCCCTGCAGGGCCGCTGCTGGCGGGGAGCAGGCCTCCACTGCTGCCCCTCCGGAGCCAGCTGCGCACGCCGCTGCCCCGGCCAGCACCCTCCCGTGCAGCAGCGGGGAAGGTGCCGGGGCTGCAGCCACTGCAGGCGTCCAGGAGCCCGGGGCCCCTGGTGGCGGGGCCAGTTGGGGGCCTGCCCCCAAGGAACAGAGAACCGAGCCAGCCAAGAGCCAGCTGTCCCCCAAGAAGATGCCCAAGCCACTGGGCAAGAGCCGAGGGCCCGGGGGCAGCTGCGAGTTCTGCGGGAAGCACTTCAGCAACAGCAGCAACCTGACGGTGCACAGGCGCTCGCACACCGGCGAGCGGCCCTATGCCTGCGAGCTCTGCTCCTATGCCTGTGCGCAGAGCAGCAAGCTGAACCGCCACCGCCGCATGCACGGCCCTGGACCCGGCAGCACCCGCTTCGAGTGTCCCCACTGCTGCGTGCCCTTCGGCCTGCGCGCCACCCTGGACAAACATCTGCGCCAGAAGCACCCCGGGGTGGGCGGAGAGGCCTGA
- the ZNF296 gene encoding zinc finger protein 296 isoform X1, with amino-acid sequence MSRRKAGCTPRRVDPAPASNTDDEMEMPDLVIEVKPEPDARPLQAPGLGPFSPKEVPASGRFEGEPRHSPGPAPAGSPLHSLGARNQWALWTPLSLSPRADRQPWTDKHPDLLTCGRCLQTFPLEAITAFMDHKKVDCQLFKEPSPCQGSERKDPKALSCFRCGRQFTGAWKLLRHAQWDHGLSIYQTEPEAPEAPLLGLAEVAAAVSAVVGPEVGAQSPRGSVLPRRSPTCPVCAKTLSSFSNLKVHMRSHTGERPYACDQCPYTCTQSSKLNRHKKTHRQLLPQSPCRAAAGGEQASTAAPPEPAAHAAAPASTLPCSSGEGAGAAATAGVQEPGAPGGGASWGPAPKEQRTEPAKSQLSPKKMPKPLGKSRGPGGSCEFCGKHFSNSSNLTVHRRSHTGERPYACELCSYACAQSSKLNRHRRMHGPGPGSTRFECPHCCVPFGLRATLDKHLRQKHPGVGGEA; translated from the exons ATGTCCCGCCGCAAGGCCGGCTGCACGCCCCGCCGAGTAGATCCCGCGCCCGCCTCCAACACAGACGACGAGATGGAGATGCCGGACCTCGTCATCGAAGTGAAGCCCGAGCCAGACGCGCGGCCCCTACAGGCCCCGGGGCTGGGGCCCTTTTCCCCGAAGGAAGTGCCTGCGTCGGGGCGGTTCGAGGGCGAACCCCGCCACTcccccggccccgcgcccgcCGGGAGCCCTCTTCACTCCCTGGGCGCTCGGAACCAGTGGGCGCTGTGGACGCCACTGAGCCTCAGCCCTCGTG CAGACCGCCAGCCCTGGACCGACAAACACCCGGATCTGTTGACCTGCGGCCGTTGCCTGCAGACCTTTCCGTTGGAGGCCATCACTGCTTTCATGGACCACAAGAAGGTGGACTGTCAGCTTTTCAAAGAGCCCAGCCCCTGCCAGGGTTCAG agCGCAAGGACCCCAAGGCCTTGAGCTGCTTCCGCTGTGGGAGACAGTTCACAGGGGCCTGGAAGCTGCTGCGCCACGCCCAGTGGGACCACGGACTGTCCATCTACCAGACGGAGCCCGAGGCTCCCGAGGCCCCGCTGCTGGGCCTGGCGGAGGTGGCCGCCGCCGTGTCGGCGGTCGTGGGGCCCGAAGTGGGGGCCCAGAGCCCGCGGGGGAGCGTCCTCCCCCGGCGGAGCCCCACCTGTCCTGTGTGCGCCAAGACCCTCAGCTCCTTCAGTAACCTCAAGGTGCACATGCGCTCGCATACTGGAGAGCGGCCATACGCCTGCGACCAGTGTCCCTACACCTGCACCCAGAGCAGCAAGCTCAACCGCCACAAGAAGACACACCGGCAGCTGCTGCCCCAGAGCCCCTGCAGGGCCGCTGCTGGCGGGGAGCAGGCCTCCACTGCTGCCCCTCCGGAGCCAGCTGCGCACGCCGCTGCCCCGGCCAGCACCCTCCCGTGCAGCAGCGGGGAAGGTGCCGGGGCTGCAGCCACTGCAGGCGTCCAGGAGCCCGGGGCCCCTGGTGGCGGGGCCAGTTGGGGGCCTGCCCCCAAGGAACAGAGAACCGAGCCAGCCAAGAGCCAGCTGTCCCCCAAGAAGATGCCCAAGCCACTGGGCAAGAGCCGAGGGCCCGGGGGCAGCTGCGAGTTCTGCGGGAAGCACTTCAGCAACAGCAGCAACCTGACGGTGCACAGGCGCTCGCACACCGGCGAGCGGCCCTATGCCTGCGAGCTCTGCTCCTATGCCTGTGCGCAGAGCAGCAAGCTGAACCGCCACCGCCGCATGCACGGCCCTGGACCCGGCAGCACCCGCTTCGAGTGTCCCCACTGCTGCGTGCCCTTCGGCCTGCGCGCCACCCTGGACAAACATCTGCGCCAGAAGCACCCCGGGGTGGGCGGAGAGGCCTGA